A stretch of Candidatus Poribacteria bacterium DNA encodes these proteins:
- a CDS encoding mandelate racemase/muconate lactonizing enzyme family protein gives MEDQQVLSNVNTASQPSELKITDMRIVRTQTGGPILKIDTNQGIHGLGEVRDGASPTYALMLKSRIIGENPCNVDKIFRQIKQFGHHARQGGGICGIEMALMDLAGKAYGVPCYQLAGGKFRDKIRCYSDTPSLRDPEEMGKILQERMDRGFTFLKMDIGVGLLRGIPGTLSAPQGNLDTSNLMHPFTGIRLTEAGIATLCEYVETVRDIIGYEIPLAVDHFGHIGIEDCIRLARALEKYNLAWLEDMVPWQYTDQYVRLSNSCATPICTGEDIYCKEDFMPLFESRGIAIAHPDIATSGGILETKKIGDLAEEHGIAMALHMAGTPIAAMASVHCAAATSNFMVLENHSVDNPWWDEMVTGLPNPIIQDGYINVPETPGLGIDLNEEVIREHLHQDETAYFAPTTEWDSERSHDRLWS, from the coding sequence ATGGAAGATCAACAAGTACTATCAAATGTCAATACCGCTTCTCAACCTTCTGAGCTGAAAATCACCGACATGCGTATCGTTCGGACCCAAACGGGCGGTCCCATCTTGAAAATCGACACAAACCAAGGCATTCACGGTCTCGGTGAAGTTCGTGATGGCGCGAGTCCGACGTACGCACTAATGCTCAAAAGCCGCATTATCGGCGAGAATCCGTGTAATGTTGATAAAATCTTTCGGCAGATTAAACAGTTTGGTCACCACGCGCGGCAAGGTGGCGGGATCTGTGGCATTGAGATGGCACTGATGGATCTCGCTGGCAAGGCGTACGGGGTGCCGTGTTATCAACTCGCTGGCGGCAAATTCCGAGACAAAATCCGATGTTATAGCGATACCCCCTCACTCAGAGATCCTGAAGAGATGGGCAAGATACTCCAAGAGCGCATGGACAGAGGATTTACCTTCCTGAAGATGGACATCGGTGTTGGGTTGCTGCGCGGCATTCCCGGTACACTCTCCGCACCACAGGGAAATTTGGACACTTCTAACCTGATGCACCCGTTTACTGGCATCCGCCTGACCGAAGCAGGCATCGCTACGCTCTGTGAGTATGTAGAGACAGTTCGAGACATTATCGGCTATGAAATACCGCTTGCAGTCGATCATTTTGGACATATCGGCATTGAGGACTGCATCCGTCTTGCGAGGGCATTGGAGAAATATAACCTCGCGTGGCTGGAAGATATGGTACCGTGGCAATACACCGACCAATATGTGCGCCTCTCAAATTCGTGTGCTACGCCCATCTGCACAGGCGAGGACATCTACTGCAAAGAAGACTTTATGCCGTTGTTTGAGAGTCGAGGCATTGCCATAGCACACCCCGATATTGCAACTTCAGGCGGGATTTTAGAGACAAAGAAAATCGGCGATCTCGCGGAGGAGCATGGCATCGCGATGGCACTCCACATGGCGGGAACACCTATCGCCGCAATGGCGAGCGTCCACTGTGCTGCAGCGACATCAAATTTCATGGTGCTGGAAAACCACTCTGTCGATAACCCATGGTGGGATGAAATGGTGACAGGCTTGCCGAACCCGATTATCCAAGACGGTTACATCAATGTCCCAGAAACCCCCGGCTTAGGCATTGACCTCAACGAAGAGGTCATCCGAGAGCATCTCCATCAGGATGAAACAGCATACTTCGCACCGACAACAGAATGGGATTCCGAGCGTTCTCATGATAGATTATGGAGCTAG